The window ACCCTGCTACTAACTGTCTTCAGCCTATTTACCTGTTATTATTCAAAGATACTTATCGTCCCGTACTCCCCGTCATATCCCGGTGCTATCTTAACCTTTCCATCTCTTACCCTTGCGATTCCTTCGGCAATCATGGGGGTACTGACATCTTCTATCTCTTTTACAGGGATGTCCTGAAGTATGGAAAGTTCATTGCCGAGGGCGGAAATTAATTTATTATACATGGCCGCTACTTTTTTTGTATTAACACCGGCATCATATACCTCTGCGATTATCTCCTGAAGAGGGATGAGCCTCCTGAACGGTATGGCCCCTTCCGGCATGTCACCCTCTTTCCTGTCTGCAAGGTCATCTACCCGATGCATTACACCTACTGTAACTCTGCCGCCGCATTTGAGGCATAATCCGTTGTTCTGTTTTGTTTCTGAAGGTGTCATCCTCTGCTTGCAATCCCTGTGGCCGTCAAGATGATATTTTCCTTCCTCAGGAAAGTATTCTATTGTGCCGATAAATCTTGATTTATCTTTTGTCTTTATTGCCTCATAGATTGCGTTATACGAGAGTTCTGTATTGAATATGTTTGCCTCTCTCGCGAGTTTAGAGGGTGAGTGTGCGTCAGAGTTTGATATAAAGGCAACTCGGTCAAGCCCTGACAACCTCCAGTTCATAAGCGGGTCAGAGGAAAGCCCTGTCTCAATCGCATAGATATGAGGTGTCAGCTCTTCAAAACACTCTTCAAGAGAGTTGAATCCGGAGTTTGAGCCGAGCACAGCAAAATGCGGTGTCCATGCATGTGCAGGGACAAACAGGACATCAGGAGAGGATTGAAGTGTCAGATTCAAAAGCACCTTGCTGTCAAGTCCAAGTATGGGCCTCCCGTCCGACTTCAGATTTCCTATTTTTGAAAGTACAGTGTTAATTTTCTCTGCTGCATTAAATGAAGGTACTATAAGGAGATTATGAACCTTGCGGGTGCGGCCGTTCTTACTGTATATACAGCTAATCTCTGCTGAGAGGATAAACCTTACATCACTGCGGCAGATCGAAGGCACATTGTTATCGCCTGCGGTTTTAAATTCCGGTTTGAGTTTAAACAGCCCTTGTTCAGCAGGCTCCAGTTTTTTCTGTATATTTGCAAACCACGCAGGATGCGTAAAGTCTCCTGTACCGATTACAGAGATACCCTTTATCTGTGCATACCTGTTAAGCGTCTCAATCTCCATATCCGGACTCGTCGCCCTTGAGTATGGTGAGTGAATGTGAAAGTCAGCTTTAAATTTCATACAAAATCCCCCGGCGGGGTTGGAAAACCCCGCCTATCCACACATAGATTGAGGATAGGAGGGACATTCTTGTCCCGCTGATTTTTATGGCTCTGGTACATGAAGGTACATAATCGTCTCAAAATTTCTTGCACTTCGTAATTAAGACGTGCTATTATAGCACGACTTTTCAATAATAGGTCAAATATAGGCGCGTAGCTCAGGGGGAGAGCGCTTCCTTGACACGGAAGAGGTCGGCGGTTCGAGACCGCCCGTGCCTACCATTAAAATCAATGGGTTACGTAGGTTCTCTTTTTAATCACTCCCTGAATTGTATAGTTTTTGTATAGTTGACCTTGAAGTCAGTGTCAAATCTAAGATATTTACTGCCTTATTTATATGAGATTGTGCAAGATGAGAATATCTTAATGTCATGGTTAGGCTTTTGTGTCCCATTAATTTTGATACTGTAGTCAAATCAACCCCTGACATTACAAGGTGACTTGCAAAGGTATGTCGCAGATCATGGAATCTAAAATCTTTTATTCCTGCCTTCTTACAGGCACTTGCAAAAGACCTCTTAACTTCCTTGTATGGCTTACCTGTAATATTGTCATGGAATACATAAGCAACATCTAAACGCCTTGTTATACCATGTAGAACATTTTTCAGGGTATCATTGAGGGGAACTTCTCTTCTTTCTCCGTTCTTGGTCACATCCAACATGATGAATCCATGCTTGATATCTACATTATCCCATTTCAGAGATAATATTTCTCCTTTCCTCATGCCGGTATTAACTGCAATAATAATAATAGGCTTTAGCCGTTCATCGCAAGAATCTATTAACAATCTACATTCTTCTACTGTCAAAAAGCGGATCCGCTTGCCCTCACCTTTCAGGTTTTCAACCTTATGTACCCTCTTTGACGTTTCCAGTTCTATCATTTCCCACTCT is drawn from Nitrospirota bacterium and contains these coding sequences:
- a CDS encoding DNA helicase UvrD, producing MKFKADFHIHSPYSRATSPDMEIETLNRYAQIKGISVIGTGDFTHPAWFANIQKKLEPAEQGLFKLKPEFKTAGDNNVPSICRSDVRFILSAEISCIYSKNGRTRKVHNLLIVPSFNAAEKINTVLSKIGNLKSDGRPILGLDSKVLLNLTLQSSPDVLFVPAHAWTPHFAVLGSNSGFNSLEECFEELTPHIYAIETGLSSDPLMNWRLSGLDRVAFISNSDAHSPSKLAREANIFNTELSYNAIYEAIKTKDKSRFIGTIEYFPEEGKYHLDGHRDCKQRMTPSETKQNNGLCLKCGGRVTVGVMHRVDDLADRKEGDMPEGAIPFRRLIPLQEIIAEVYDAGVNTKKVAAMYNKLISALGNELSILQDIPVKEIEDVSTPMIAEGIARVRDGKVKIAPGYDGEYGTISIFE
- a CDS encoding site-specific integrase, coding for MTRGVYKRGAIYWIRYAGIDGRTRYESTGGTNFKDAVNLLTERKKSVQDGIQPETKRIANYSFMELADKYIEWMTGRQKSARTKGYIIGELKQVFGSLPLRRFNTLIVEQLQTDLMVRGLKPASVNKILNVLKAMFSKAIEWEMIELETSKRVHKVENLKGEGKRIRFLTVEECRLLIDSCDERLKPIIIIAVNTGMRKGEILSLKWDNVDIKHGFIMLDVTKNGERREVPLNDTLKNVLHGITRRLDVAYVFHDNITGKPYKEVKRSFASACKKAGIKDFRFHDLRHTFASHLVMSGVDLTTVSKLMGHKSLTMTLRYSHLAQSHINKAVNILDLTLTSRSTIQKLYNSGSD